A section of the Acanthopagrus latus isolate v.2019 chromosome 20, fAcaLat1.1, whole genome shotgun sequence genome encodes:
- the g6pc3 gene encoding glucose-6-phosphatase 3, with amino-acid sequence MEAIHSQGIWMAESLQQRTMSQEKMWLVVTHIGDPKAAFLLVFPFTYFISKRAGVSVLWVAAISEWLNLVFKWMLFGERPFWWIGESGLFVNNKPKVLQFSSTCETGPGSPSGHAMVTAAVWWVVVSSLGSYLYSRTHSVVIAAVPYLLYVVMLVAVGISRIFILAHFPHQVIAGSITGFILGVVLSRRVPEGRPLLFFFSFSIGLLLGTLVLHTGLQWLGIDLSWSIALAKKWCSRPEWIRLDTAPFSSLTRDCGALLGLGLAQYWKPGGYSLPWAPRALSLAISSMGLYHVNRLPLPIRPQGLFYGLFFVKFIIVPQIVMVLVPGLVHLFTNKKKKD; translated from the exons ATGGAGGCCATTCACAGTCAAGGCATCTGGATGGCGGAaagtctgcagcagaggacgATGAGTCAAGAAAAAATGTGGCTCGTTGTCACTCATATTGGAGATCCTAAAGCTGCCTTCCTGCTCGTCTTCCCCTTCACATATTTCATCAGCAAACGAGCTGGAGTGTCGGTGCTGTGGGTGGCAGCGATATCGGAGTGGCTGAACTTGGTGTTTAAATG GATGCTGTTTGGAGAAAGACCTTTCTGGTGGATCGGTGAATCAGGTCTGTTTGTCAACAATAAACCCAAAGTTCTACAGTTTTCCTCCACCTGTGAAACCGGCCCAG GCAGCCCGTCGGGACATGCGATGGTGACGGCAGCCGTCTGGTGGGTGGTGGTGTCCTCGCTGGGTTCATATCTGTACTCACGTACTCACAG CGTGGTGATAGCAGCGGTACCCTACCTGCTCTATGTGGTGATGCTGGTTGCAGTTGGAATCTCCAGGATCTTCATCCTCGCCCACTTCCCCCACCAGGTCATCGCTGGATCCATTACAG GTTTCATTCTGGGGGTGGTTCTGAGCCGCAGGGTACCAGAAGGTCGCCCCctgctgttcttcttcagcttcagcATCGGTCTGCTGCTCGGTACTCTGGTATTGCACACTGGACTGCAGTGGCTGGGAATCGATCTCTCCTG GTCTATTGCTTTGGCTAAGAAATGGTGCAGCCGTCCGGAGTGGATTCGGTTGGACACGGCCCCGTTCTCCTCTCTGACCCGGGACTGCGGGGCCCTTCTGGGTTTGGGTCTCGCCCAGTACTGGAAGCCCGGCGGATATTCTCTGCCTTGGGCACCACGAGCTTTGTCTCTGGCCATTTCCTCCATGGGACTGTACCACGTCAACCGCCTGCCGCTCCCGATCCGACCACAAGGCCTCTTCTACGGGCTGTTCTTCGTTAAATTCATCATAGTGCCGCAGATCGTCATGGTGCTCGTCCCTGGACTGGTTCAtcttttcacaaacaaaaagaagaaggacTAG
- the lsm12b gene encoding protein LSM12 homolog A isoform X2: MAAPGPGEYFSVGSHVSCLTCLGQRLQGEVVAFDYQSKMLTLKCASSSGKPNLNDVILINLAYVSDVDIINDRTETPPPLASLNVSKLANRARTEKEDKLSQAYAISAGVSVEGQQLFQTIHKTIKDCKWQEKNIIVMDDVVISPPYQVENCKGKEGSALSHVRKIVEKHFRDVESQKSMQRSQAQQTQKDSTLSS; this comes from the exons ATGGCGGCTCCTGGACCGGGGGAGTATTTCAGCGTCGGGAGCCATGTCTCTTGCCTCACCTGCTTGGGCCAACGTCTGCAAGGAGAAGTGGTCGCCTTTGACTACCAGTCTAAGATGTTAACTTTGA AATGTGCTTCCTCCAGCGGTAAGCCGAACCTCAACGACGTCATCCTGATCAACTTAGCCTATGTTTCTGATGTGGACATAATAAATGACCGCACCGAGACTCCACCCCCACTAGCATCACTGAATGTTAGCAAG cttGCCAATCGAGCACGGACAGAAAAGGAGGACAAGCTGTCCCAAGCCTATGCAATCAGTGCTGGGGTTTCTGTGGAGGGCCAACAGCTATTCCAGACTATTCACAAAAC catcaaAGACTGTAAATGGCAGGAGAAGAACATTATTGTGATGGACGACGTCGTAATCTCACCGCCTTACCAGGTTGAGAACTGCAAAGGCAAAGAGGGAAGCGCTTTAAGTCATGTACGCAAAATA GTTGAGAAACATTTTAGAGACGTGGAAAGTCAGAAGTCCATGCAACGTTCACaagcacagcaaacacagaagGACTCCACTTTATCTTCTTGA
- the lsm12b gene encoding protein LSM12 homolog A isoform X1 — MAAPGPGEYFSVGSHVSCLTCLGQRLQGEVVAFDYQSKMLTLKECASSSGKPNLNDVILINLAYVSDVDIINDRTETPPPLASLNVSKLANRARTEKEDKLSQAYAISAGVSVEGQQLFQTIHKTIKDCKWQEKNIIVMDDVVISPPYQVENCKGKEGSALSHVRKIVEKHFRDVESQKSMQRSQAQQTQKDSTLSS; from the exons ATGGCGGCTCCTGGACCGGGGGAGTATTTCAGCGTCGGGAGCCATGTCTCTTGCCTCACCTGCTTGGGCCAACGTCTGCAAGGAGAAGTGGTCGCCTTTGACTACCAGTCTAAGATGTTAACTTTGA AAGAATGTGCTTCCTCCAGCGGTAAGCCGAACCTCAACGACGTCATCCTGATCAACTTAGCCTATGTTTCTGATGTGGACATAATAAATGACCGCACCGAGACTCCACCCCCACTAGCATCACTGAATGTTAGCAAG cttGCCAATCGAGCACGGACAGAAAAGGAGGACAAGCTGTCCCAAGCCTATGCAATCAGTGCTGGGGTTTCTGTGGAGGGCCAACAGCTATTCCAGACTATTCACAAAAC catcaaAGACTGTAAATGGCAGGAGAAGAACATTATTGTGATGGACGACGTCGTAATCTCACCGCCTTACCAGGTTGAGAACTGCAAAGGCAAAGAGGGAAGCGCTTTAAGTCATGTACGCAAAATA GTTGAGAAACATTTTAGAGACGTGGAAAGTCAGAAGTCCATGCAACGTTCACaagcacagcaaacacagaagGACTCCACTTTATCTTCTTGA